A stretch of Telopea speciosissima isolate NSW1024214 ecotype Mountain lineage chromosome 11, Tspe_v1, whole genome shotgun sequence DNA encodes these proteins:
- the LOC122646068 gene encoding pentatricopeptide repeat-containing protein At3g22150, chloroplastic: MASRSFTLPPVPIPNSYHNPCKPYRLHNCSYSISPIENLPTKVQDKQQSHIISENSQSLLQTEISSKSKPKTPTIRSRLCQLCQEGQPEVARHLFDTIPRPTTVLWNTIIIGFICNGMPNEALRFYVRMKNCPNTRSDSYTYSSVLKACAETQQLKFGKSVHCQILRSHANPSRIVGNSLLNMYSNCLSPSFEIQEDGNGSGVFKFSQSDVVQTLFDGMIKRNAVAWNTIIAWYVKTGRFVEALKQFRMMIHMGIKPTVVSFINVFPAAASSGDQKNSSVLYGLLLKMGSEFVSNLFAASSAIFMYSELGDMVSARQIFDLSTERNIEVWNTMISGYVQNDLPAEGINLFLKVLDLYQIIPDNVTFLTALTAVSQLQQLHFGLQLHAYVIKNLMASNVVISNALIAMYSRCDFVEAAFTVFDKMPERDLVSWNTMVSAFVQNGLDDEGLMLVYEMLKQGFMIDSITATALLSAASNLRNQEIGKETHAYLFRHWIQFEGMDSYLIDMYTKAGLIDAAEKLFEKNCVHDRDQVTWNAMISGYSQNGQIEQALIVFRQMLQQQQLPNAVTLASILPACSPVGGVGVGKQLHGFAFRHTLDQNVFVGTALIDMYSKCGAISYAERVFTRLPEINSVTYTTMISGYGQHGLGEKALSLFQSMPLSGMKPDAVTLVAVLSACSYSGLVDEGLQIFESMEDEYMIARKPEHYCCVVDMLGRAGMVMEAYELVNELGDEGNVVGLWGSLLGACRIHKKFELGKVVSERLLEMEKGNGMAGYHVLLSNIYAEERKWDNVEMVRKEMREKGLRKEAGCSWIEISGVVNCFTSRDQKHPQCDVIYAKLEELAMEIKVAGYKPCLSSEYEE; encoded by the coding sequence GCCTCCTGTCCCCATCCCTAACTCATATCATAACCCTTGTAAACCTTACCGACTCCATAACTGTTCGTATTCAATCTCTCCAATAGAAAATCTTCCCACCAAAGTACAAGATAAACAACAATCTCATATTATCAGTGAAAACTCTCAATCTCTTCTACAAACAGAGATATCCTCAAAGTCTAAACCTAAGACTCCCACAATTCGATCCCGTCTCTGCCAATTATGCCAAGAAGGACAACCTGAGGTTGCTCGCCACCTCTTTGATACCATTCCCCGCCCCACAACTGTGCTTTGGAACACGATCATTATTGGGTTCATCTGCAATGGCATGCCTAATGAAGCCCTTCGATTCTATGTCCGAATGAAGAACTGTCCCAACACACGATCTGATTCCTATACTTATTCTTCCGTGCTTAAAGCTTGTGCTGAAACTCAACAATTAAAATTTGGAAAATCTGTACATTGTCAGATTCTTCGTTCTCATGCAAATCCAAGTAGAATTGTTGGTAATTCTCTTCTGAATATGTACTCTAATTGTTTGAGCCCATCCTTTGAAATCCAAGAAGATGGAAATGGCAGTGGAGTTTTCAAATTTTCTCAATCTGATGTTGTACAGACATTGTTTGATGGTATGATTAAGAGAAATGCAGTAGCATGGAATACTATAATTGCATGGTACGTCAAAACAGGACGATTTGTTGAAGCTTTGAAGCAATTTAGGATGATGATACATATGGGAATAAAACCAACAGTTGTTAGTTTCATCAATGTCTTTCCAGCAGCGGCAAGTAGTGGGGATCAGAAGAACTCCAGTGTTCTGTATGGTTTGCTTCTCAAAATGGGTAGTGAGTTTGTTAGCAATCTTTTTGCTGCAAGTTCAGCAATTTTCATGTATTCAGAACTTGGAGACATGGTTTCTGCAAGGCAGATATTTGATTTGTCAACAGAGAGAAATATAGAAGTTTGGAACACCATGATTAGTGGGTATGTGCAAAATGATCTCCCTGCTGAAGGTATTAATCTATTCCTTAAAGTCTTAGACTTGTATCAGATTATTCCTGATAATGTAACTTTCCTCACTGCTTTGACAGCCGTGTCACAGTTGCAGCAACTGCACTTTGGGCTACAGCTTCATGCTTATGTGATTAAGAATTTAATGGCATCAAATGTTGTTATTTCAAATGCTCTAATTGCTATGTATTCGAGGTGTGATTTTGTTGAGGCTGCATTCACGGTTTTCGATAAAATGCCGGAAAGGGATCTTGTCTCTTGGAATACCATGGTTTCTGCTTTTGTACAGAATGGATTGGACGACGAAGGATTGATGCTTGTGTATGAGATGCTGAAGCAAGGATTCATGATTGATTCCATAACAGCCACAGCTCTACTTTCGGCTGCATCAAATCTCAGAAATCAGGAAATTGGAAAAGAGACCCATGCTTATCTCTTCAGGCATTGGATTCAATTTGAGGGAATGGACAGTTATCTTATAGATATGTATACGAAGGCTGGTTTGATTGATGCCGCAGAAAAGCTTTTTGAGAAGAATTGTGTTCATGATAGAGATCAAGTCACTTGGAATGCCATGATCTCTGGGTACAGTCAGAATGGGCAGATTGAACAGGCTTTAATTGTGTTCCGGCAGATGCTCCAACAACAGCAGTTGCCTAATGCGGTTACACTCGCATCTATCCTTCCAGCCTGCAGTCCAGTTGGAGGAGTTGGTGTTGGGAAGCAGCTCCATGGGTTTGCGTTTCGCCACACCCTGGATCAAAATGTCTTTGTTGGTACAGCACTAATAGACATGTACTCAAAGTGTGGTGCAATCAGTTATGCTGAAAGAGTTTTCACTAGACTACCTGAGATAAATTCTGTCACATACACCACTATGATCTCAGGCTATGGCCAGCATGGACTGGGTGAGAAAGCTCTGTCTTTGTTTCAGTCGATGCCACTCTCTGGCATGAAACCTGATGCCGTCACTTTGGTTGCTGTCTTGTCAGCTTGCAGTTATTCTGGATTGGTTGATGAAGGCCTCCAAATATTTGAATCAATGGAAGATGAATATATGATTGCACGCAAACCTGAGCACTATTGCTGTGTTGTGGACATGTTAGGAAGGGCCGGGATGGTCATGGAAGCCTATGAACTAGTTAATGAACTGGGTGATGAGGGTAATGTAGTGGGACTTTGGGGTTCACTTCTTGGTGCTTGTAGGATACACAAAAAGTTTGAATTGGGGAAAGTGGTTTCTGAGAGGTTGCTTGAGATGGAGAAAGGAAATGGCATGGCTGGCTACCATGTTTTATTGTCAAATATTTATGCTGAAGAGAGAAAGTGGGACAATGTtgaaatggtgaggaaagaaaTGAGAGAGAAGGGTTTGAGGAAGGAGGCAGGTTGTAGTTGGATTGAGATTAGTGGTGTTGTAAATTGCTTTACGTCTAGGGATCAAAAGCATCCTCAGTGTGATGTAATTTATGCAAAGTTGGAAGAATTGGCTATGGAGATAAAAGTGGCTGGTTATAAGCCTTGTCTCAGTAGTGAATATGAAGAATGA